From the bacterium genome, one window contains:
- a CDS encoding type II toxin-antitoxin system RelE/ParE family toxin: MIKSFADRATEDLFVTGQSRRLPPDIVKRAIRKLDAIAAAVVPQDLAVPPGNRLHALEGNRSGQHSISINDQWRICFVFVDGDAFDVEITDYH, encoded by the coding sequence ATGATCAAGTCGTTTGCAGATCGCGCAACGGAGGATTTATTCGTCACTGGTCAATCGCGCAGGCTTCCTCCGGACATCGTGAAACGCGCGATTCGCAAGTTGGATGCTATCGCCGCTGCTGTGGTACCTCAGGATCTGGCTGTCCCTCCAGGGAACAGGCTGCATGCACTCGAAGGAAATCGAAGCGGACAGCATTCCATATCGATCAACGACCAGTGGCGGATCTGTTTCGTCTTCGTCGACGGCGACGCATTTGATGTTGAAATCACGGATTATCATTAG
- a CDS encoding HigA family addiction module antidote protein, with protein sequence MAAIENPRRTRRPTHPGAILREDFLPEYHLSVAQLAAAIGVTRQTVNELLRERRAVSPSMALRLSRLFGNSAEFWLNLQRAVDLWDAMQAVGKDLRGIKTMDPA encoded by the coding sequence ATGGCTGCGATAGAAAATCCCCGGCGTACACGACGACCTACCCATCCTGGTGCAATTCTTCGTGAGGACTTCCTCCCGGAATACCACCTCTCTGTGGCGCAGCTCGCTGCCGCTATCGGCGTTACGCGACAGACGGTGAACGAACTGCTGCGGGAGCGGCGGGCGGTCAGTCCCTCAATGGCATTGCGTCTGTCACGCCTCTTCGGAAACTCAGCGGAGTTCTGGCTCAATCTTCAGAGGGCGGTGGACCTGTGGGATGCGATGCAGGCGGTGGGAAAGGACCTCCGTGGTATCAAAACAATGGATCCTGCCTGA